A window of Ignavibacteriales bacterium contains these coding sequences:
- a CDS encoding T9SS type A sorting domain-containing protein, producing the protein MVNKRFLMFLLTILLSSSFFAQTSNQFSKWKTYYYARHINSIAARGNDLWAGTNNGLAHINLETDEVKFYDRTNSGIKYGYVTSLYIRQNGDLIFSQGGNGVTYFNQYTWPSWGSMLAVTTIIEDKDYELWMGSPYGGIEKTYYQTNSPYAIGRFQWRTNNSPLPSDNIKAIQFDKKGNLWIAAFNYDFTESIGGVVKYDGQNWTIYNKLNSPISTNQISSLVLDKNDDVWIGTEKESVYKFSNDEWTKYDITGINNSPQTYNKVTALAVDSTNNLWVGMFDGGIYKYDGNDWKLFNGYNSKLRSNMIISLAVDYKGRVWVGTEIGLYRYENGDFNEINISNSDLPSANLSKSITDSKGNIWFISEDYGSPDNSNKTTNGIVRYDGSDFIFISTQEIESTSNQIQAITSDLNDNIWIATTGRLYKYNNGQITKYNYNNYFEFYPQSMCSDYAGNIWIGNSNGNIIKFDGVKFTTFSKKDDPLFRRSISSILADGVNVWVCFVGGGYQIAKINIARTNDKLIYETIDSPLDQITSAQLDKEGNLWAGSYNEGIAKYNGKNWKTYNTSNSEIMTNFIHALYVNENNKVIVANHNSFDPYNKGGLGILTNERWENFTFNNSGLGFPYIRSVTTDKNGNVWVICDGGVSIYNAKEVNLSWEQVNDNIENQLNQNFPNPFNSSTIIKYSLKQTSNVKLKIFDMLGREVKTIVDQTENEGNHFVFWDGRNNSGSLITSGVYIYTLITNEKKQAKKLILMK; encoded by the coding sequence ATGGTTAATAAAAGATTTTTAATGTTTCTCTTAACAATACTTCTTTCATCTTCATTCTTTGCTCAAACAAGCAACCAATTTTCAAAATGGAAAACCTATTATTATGCACGACACATTAATAGTATAGCTGCACGCGGAAATGATCTATGGGCAGGCACTAATAATGGATTAGCACATATCAATTTAGAAACTGATGAGGTAAAGTTTTATGATAGAACTAACTCAGGAATAAAATATGGTTATGTGACATCTTTATACATAAGGCAAAATGGAGATCTAATATTCAGCCAGGGCGGTAATGGTGTTACGTACTTTAATCAATATACTTGGCCGAGTTGGGGTTCTATGCTTGCTGTTACAACAATTATTGAAGATAAAGATTATGAATTATGGATGGGAAGTCCTTACGGAGGTATAGAAAAAACTTATTATCAAACTAATTCTCCTTACGCAATTGGCCGCTTTCAATGGAGAACAAATAATTCGCCACTACCAAGTGATAATATCAAAGCAATTCAATTTGATAAGAAAGGAAATTTGTGGATAGCTGCTTTCAATTATGATTTTACAGAATCTATTGGCGGAGTAGTAAAATACGATGGTCAAAATTGGACTATATACAATAAACTAAATTCACCTATTTCAACGAATCAAATTTCAAGCCTTGTTCTTGATAAAAACGATGATGTTTGGATTGGTACTGAAAAAGAAAGTGTTTATAAATTTTCAAATGACGAATGGACAAAATATGATATAACTGGAATAAATAATTCTCCGCAAACATATAACAAGGTAACAGCCTTAGCAGTTGATAGCACTAACAATCTTTGGGTAGGAATGTTTGATGGCGGTATTTATAAATATGATGGAAACGATTGGAAACTATTTAATGGTTATAATTCAAAGCTAAGAAGCAATATGATTATTTCATTGGCTGTAGACTATAAAGGAAGAGTTTGGGTAGGAACTGAAATAGGACTTTACCGATATGAGAATGGAGACTTTAATGAAATTAATATAAGCAATTCAGATTTACCATCAGCTAATCTTTCAAAATCAATTACAGATTCAAAAGGTAATATCTGGTTTATATCAGAAGATTATGGTTCTCCGGACAATTCAAATAAAACAACAAATGGAATTGTAAGATATGACGGCTCAGATTTCATATTTATAAGTACACAGGAAATAGAAAGTACCAGCAACCAAATACAAGCAATTACAAGCGACCTTAATGATAATATTTGGATTGCAACAACAGGAAGACTATACAAGTATAATAATGGACAAATAACCAAATACAACTACAATAATTATTTCGAATTCTACCCCCAATCTATGTGCTCTGATTATGCTGGAAATATTTGGATAGGAAATAGTAACGGAAATATTATAAAGTTTGATGGTGTTAAATTTACAACGTTCAGTAAAAAAGATGATCCATTATTTAGAAGATCTATTTCAAGCATACTTGCAGATGGTGTTAATGTATGGGTCTGTTTCGTCGGTGGTGGCTATCAAATTGCAAAGATAAATATAGCAAGGACTAATGATAAACTGATTTATGAAACGATTGATTCTCCATTAGATCAAATTACATCTGCACAACTTGACAAAGAAGGTAATTTATGGGCAGGAAGTTATAATGAAGGGATTGCAAAATATAATGGTAAGAATTGGAAGACTTATAATACAAGTAACTCAGAAATAATGACAAACTTCATCCATGCGTTATATGTAAATGAAAATAATAAAGTAATAGTTGCAAATCATAATTCCTTCGATCCATATAATAAAGGTGGTTTGGGAATACTTACTAATGAGAGATGGGAAAACTTCACATTCAATAATTCAGGACTAGGATTTCCATATATCAGATCGGTAACTACTGACAAAAATGGAAATGTCTGGGTTATTTGTGATGGCGGTGTTTCAATTTATAATGCAAAGGAAGTAAATCTGAGTTGGGAACAGGTTAATGATAATATCGAAAATCAGTTGAATCAAAATTTTCCAAATCCCTTCAACTCAAGTACAATTATTAAATACTCATTAAAACAAACGAGTAATGTAAAACTGAAAATATTTGATATGCTTGGAAGAGAAGTAAAAACTATTGTTGACCAAACAGAAAATGAAGGGAATCATTTCGTTTTCTGGGACGGAAGAAATAACTCCGGTTCATTAATAACGAGCGGGGTTTATATTTATACATTAATCACAAACGAAAAAAAACAAGCTAAGAAATTGATTCTTATGAAGTAA
- a CDS encoding T9SS type A sorting domain-containing protein: MKHITLCLIVYFSIINFGNLSLAQWIRTNNFSGIHAGVATSGTDLFASYDNRIYHTSDFGVTWSRADSTIPPNILVLSLCFHGTNLLAGIEREGVFVSSDYGKTWKQSGLKRFDSDGTMVHSIVSDNINIFAGTNKGVFRSSDSGSNWMLVGFENINVDNVFICPNGTGGTSVFASTNPLGFYRSTDDGMNWTSINPGLPNPYGVIVTGMGCSGTILFAGTAVGVYRSNDYGFSWTAVNNAMIEDYVTAIAVYGNKIFAGTEWKGVFLSMDSGASWSTVNSNVTDGVNTLIICGPYIFWGGTWRRPLSEMTTTSVKSSTDLPINFILEQNFPNPFNPSTSIAYEIPKSSFVSLDVYDMLGRKLKTLVKEDKAIGKYNVQFNADKLSSGTYFYSLRTKDFIQTKKMILLK; this comes from the coding sequence ATGAAACATATTACTTTATGTCTTATTGTGTATTTCTCTATTATCAACTTTGGAAATTTATCGCTTGCCCAGTGGATACGAACGAATAACTTCTCAGGTATCCATGCTGGTGTTGCTACGTCAGGTACGGATCTTTTCGCATCGTATGATAATCGTATTTATCACACTTCTGATTTTGGTGTGACTTGGAGTCGAGCGGATAGCACCATACCCCCGAATATTTTAGTTTTGTCATTGTGTTTTCATGGCACAAATCTCTTAGCAGGGATAGAGCGAGAGGGTGTTTTTGTCTCTTCTGATTACGGTAAAACTTGGAAACAAAGTGGATTGAAACGATTCGACTCTGACGGGACAATGGTACATTCGATTGTATCTGATAACATCAATATCTTTGCCGGAACTAATAAGGGTGTTTTTCGTTCTTCCGATTCTGGTTCAAACTGGATGCTAGTCGGCTTTGAGAATATTAATGTCGACAATGTCTTCATTTGTCCCAATGGAACTGGCGGGACTAGTGTCTTTGCTTCAACCAATCCTCTCGGTTTTTATCGTTCTACAGATGATGGAATGAACTGGACTTCGATCAATCCTGGGTTACCCAATCCCTATGGTGTTATTGTTACCGGAATGGGATGTTCAGGAACAATTCTGTTTGCTGGAACCGCCGTTGGAGTCTACCGTTCTAATGACTACGGATTTAGTTGGACCGCTGTCAATAACGCAATGATAGAAGATTATGTAACTGCAATAGCAGTATACGGAAACAAAATCTTTGCTGGGACTGAATGGAAAGGAGTTTTTCTTTCGATGGATTCTGGTGCGAGTTGGAGTACAGTTAATTCCAATGTGACGGATGGTGTAAACACTCTTATCATTTGTGGCCCATATATTTTTTGGGGCGGCACTTGGAGACGGCCATTATCAGAGATGACCACAACATCGGTAAAGTCTTCAACAGATTTACCAATAAATTTTATTCTTGAGCAGAACTTTCCGAATCCATTTAACCCATCAACATCAATTGCTTATGAAATTCCCAAAAGTTCATTTGTGAGTCTAGATGTTTACGACATGCTTGGCAGAAAACTTAAGACATTAGTAAAAGAAGATAAAGCAATTGGGAAATACAATGTTCAGTTCAATGCAGATAAACTTAGTAGCGGAACATATTTTTATTCATTGCGAACAAAAGATTTTATACAAACAAAGAAAATGATTTTACTGAAATAA